In the Coleofasciculus chthonoplastes PCC 7420 genome, one interval contains:
- a CDS encoding caspase family protein has protein sequence MSRNLYALLVGINEYPEPVSRLYGCLKDINAVEEYLLERVATDGFQLKLHKLLDQQATRQAIIDGFLQHLCQAGRNDIVLFYYSGHGGQATTPKEFEHLEPDLLQETLICYDSRTKGGWDLADKELGYLIDKVAKNNPHICIILDSCHSGSGTKDPLLETKVRRGSIDRRERPLNSYIFQPEELETIWLPCSNPEKYRSGWNLPQGRHILLAACRDFQEAKDEINNERRGAFSYCLMETLRNNGNKLTYQDLLRQTNSLLYSYFNQQSPQIEVYSSDDEDDENQVFLDGAIAERQSYFMVSYNKECNDWVIDGGAVHGIPRPSKGETTFLAMFPSNCKDLRDPSKSVGEAEVTEVLQSLSKVEISGLENLTKERQFKAVVTRLPLPRLGIYFDGEKAGVNLARQALKSAHLGKPSIYVDEEQELTKAEFRLLCSNNQYLIVRPNDDHPLVEQIDSYTIENAEKVIRRLEHIARWQTIVKLQSPPTSSIKPGDIKMKIFSEDNKELSQSNGICLEYKYKEGKFSEPIFRLSITNNSDKTLYCNVFDLSGLFAVKAAFFKTTLEIKPNSQPHFSRRLKNSIPKPLLKPGITEYKDIFKLIVSTEDFDAKLMEQDKLDAPREKYQTRSLYKQGTLNRFMDRVQNRDVGSASEEMYEDWYTEQVVVTTVHP, from the coding sequence ATGAGTCGCAATCTTTATGCACTGCTAGTGGGAATTAACGAATACCCTGAACCCGTCTCTCGTTTATATGGCTGTCTGAAAGACATTAATGCTGTCGAAGAGTACTTGCTAGAGCGGGTGGCTACAGATGGATTCCAACTTAAGCTACACAAGCTCTTGGATCAACAAGCTACCCGTCAGGCAATTATTGATGGTTTTCTACAACATTTGTGTCAGGCGGGAAGGAATGATATCGTTCTCTTTTACTACAGCGGTCATGGCGGTCAAGCAACAACACCTAAAGAGTTTGAGCATTTAGAGCCAGATCTACTACAGGAAACGTTAATTTGTTATGACAGTCGTACTAAAGGAGGCTGGGATTTAGCCGATAAAGAATTGGGATACTTGATTGATAAAGTCGCAAAAAACAATCCCCATATTTGTATTATCCTGGATTCCTGCCATTCGGGTTCTGGGACAAAAGACCCGTTGCTAGAGACAAAAGTGCGTCGCGGTTCGATCGATCGGCGTGAACGTCCACTTAATAGCTACATTTTCCAGCCGGAGGAGTTAGAAACTATATGGCTTCCTTGTAGTAACCCTGAAAAATACCGCAGTGGTTGGAACTTACCCCAAGGACGCCATATTCTCCTAGCAGCTTGTCGGGACTTTCAAGAAGCAAAGGATGAAATAAATAACGAACGACGGGGAGCATTTTCTTATTGCTTGATGGAGACGTTACGCAATAATGGCAACAAGTTAACCTACCAAGATTTATTGAGGCAAACTAATTCTTTACTCTACAGTTATTTTAATCAGCAATCACCGCAGATTGAAGTCTATTCTTCAGATGATGAAGATGATGAAAACCAAGTTTTCTTGGACGGTGCGATCGCAGAACGTCAATCCTACTTTATGGTTTCGTATAACAAAGAATGTAATGACTGGGTAATTGATGGGGGTGCTGTCCACGGCATTCCACGCCCTTCTAAGGGTGAAACAACTTTTCTGGCAATGTTTCCGAGTAACTGTAAAGATTTACGCGATCCATCAAAGTCTGTTGGTGAAGCTGAAGTGACTGAGGTGTTGCAATCACTGAGTAAAGTGGAAATCAGCGGTCTTGAAAATTTGACCAAAGAGCGCCAGTTTAAAGCCGTTGTTACCCGCTTACCCTTGCCACGTTTAGGAATTTATTTTGATGGAGAAAAAGCAGGAGTTAATTTAGCACGCCAAGCTTTAAAATCAGCACATTTGGGCAAGCCTTCAATATATGTGGACGAGGAACAAGAACTCACCAAGGCAGAGTTTCGTCTGCTGTGCAGTAATAATCAATATTTAATTGTCCGACCCAACGATGATCATCCCCTCGTGGAGCAAATTGACAGCTATACGATTGAGAATGCAGAAAAAGTAATTCGACGTCTAGAACATATTGCCCGTTGGCAGACAATTGTTAAACTCCAAAGTCCTCCTACAAGTTCAATTAAACCGGGTGATATCAAAATGAAAATATTTTCAGAGGACAACAAAGAATTATCTCAATCGAATGGAATTTGTTTAGAGTACAAATACAAAGAGGGTAAGTTTTCAGAACCTATTTTTAGACTAAGCATTACTAATAACAGCGATAAAACACTTTACTGTAATGTATTTGATTTATCGGGGCTTTTCGCTGTTAAGGCGGCTTTCTTTAAGACTACTTTGGAGATAAAACCAAACAGTCAACCTCATTTTTCAAGACGATTGAAGAACAGCATACCAAAACCGTTATTAAAACCGGGTATTACTGAATACAAAGATATTTTCAAGTTAATCGTTAGCACTGAAGATTTTGATGCCAAATTAATGGAACAGGATAAACTTGATGCCCCTCGAGAAAAATACCAAACAAGAAGTTTATATAAGCAAGGGACTTTGAATCGTTTCATGGATCGGGTTCAAAATCGTGACGTTGGAAGTGCAAGCGAAGAAATGTATGAGGATTGGTACACAGAGCAAGTTGTAGTCACCACAGTCCACCCTTGA
- a CDS encoding nSTAND1 domain-containing NTPase: MFNSNSDFQHNFAIIIGINKYDNLQKPLETAVSDAEELARILKHHHEQLEEKYQEQNKYEVRLLTDEDATLEKLDQLLENFQKGKIPLDNETVQVDDNDRVIFYFAGHGKATKATETENGPTGYFLPQDAANDTSTWLPMRKLHDALLKLDCRHMLLILDCCFAGAFRWGTCQRDVELAVPVYQETYDRFIRDPAWQVITSAGYNQKALDSLGYRGRVSGTNHSPFAQALFDALQGKTDPRSQRTADTDNDHILIANELEIYLANNVYTVADKHSHEQTPSLFSLRKHGNGRFFFLLKDFNRDKLKEAPKITPENNPYRGLESYDEEHSKLFHGRSKLIEKLTNHVINENKAFTVILGVSGSGKSSLMKAGLLPRLRNEHQFTILGPMRVGDSPLTALAQAFLPIKDETALQDLATIKNLTQILEKDSQSWIDTIKFSKINEHNTELCQSIKHLKLTNEQVEFLKEWRDSDCTKPVSIKLWLDKFNKRNNLIKKIDKLTKNLVLELKGGTRFLVAIIKVWKSKNKTAKLLLAVDQFEELNTLAKSDSNEKTKNGNTEQHCFQELLKEAIAQCKDCFDVVITLRSDFEAQFKDGILKDFWVDDARFIVTPMTQNELREVIEKPAAEKEIVFDPPSLVDHLINQVIQMPGALPLLSFALSELYLNYMEENNKFNRDQRALIEDDYKKIGEVFGCITKRADKEYDALVQKDKAYEKTVRQVMLRMVDVGDEARRRVLSSELHYPDEAEHQRAQNVIQQFCQARLLVQGNNSEGKSYVEPAHDALVQNWAQLQKWKNEQEENLILQRKLTPVANDWNEINKPEKDSKTKSKFRIKYFFYCLEKVEAFFIAQAQHPIRKVKKARLAKQQSSGLSKNYLWHNDPRLAQLDLFLDSPESWFNKTEDEFVRESIIQKGRNTYRLVLVILLTGVGLVGLTGWAVFEQRKAKIEEMMAWRESAEGNLKSDRDIRTFVDILKAVDISKHPLVRFFPPDTALAEVQETMYKAFYTVKERNRIESDRATFAQVAFNPKTNELATIGDGDTIRLWDKLGNQVDQFSTGQNRLYSVAFSQDGKRLATGGGNGTVNLWNLKNDGIVDYNSNSTICSIANPTNNSVTNLENNSGTNPANSSGANPTNPSEANPTNTSEANPTNTSGTNPTNTSEANPTNTSEANPTNTSEANPTNTSGTNPTNPSEANPTNTSEANLGNISGVAFSHDNKLLATLIEGKDAQNNPTTTVNLWDINQGKCIPRNIANTPLGQAGQPPNNQQTATRQKNQPTVPTQNNQPTVPIKDIAFSPNKNIIATVGQNNTVRLWDILGNKLGEFPTDKRNVYSLAFTPDGKLATSGDQGTIKLWTIQNNGRTATLASQVPEEIKTEQNILYDIAFSEDKKWLATIGEDSAIRLHDRSLPSPIKRIWDKSIVEIPPIEASNQTITATSAVFSPDGKTLATIAGDDTVKFWNNLGQQTARFKTDAGDIKSIAFSPEGNLWLTSGENNEISIRDISGEEIDTISLPDMPVCDEKNNNTDKNTESSSNPITQVVFAFIDTNDGTEPDEDNWRYNQLEDDEYAGMMTIFEDGTTRFFPLHEGDFKKTSSGKHCTEPFPKDLGLIKQLASSPDGEHLVTVGKDGDTINLWDEESDQFQQLPIPKTDNETFTSVAFSPDEKRLAIASASAGENETGLVRIWDITQNAIVEQFDTGQGQLYSVAFSPLDSRQLVTGGGDGTVKVWDISSNRPAQFSTTQGTIQRMEFSPNQELLATISNNNQLNLWNVREDGTVSLNPATEIVQQQQGGVKNVTFSPDGETLIIVGKDDTIKLWTISTNQIKSFATQQQQIQSLAASPNKRKLATIGSNGQLKLWQIQNDTLNPIDISNSQLSRTQINSLAFSPDGKQLATAQGNILNLWTVSWGKLSNQSVDQFQTQQPIQSVAFSPNNKKIATAGNQGLLKLWDTKGNLLDQIPTQQTSITRLVFSPNSNIIATIGQNGTLNLWDTSDKAEAKLSLISTHQAQGVANVAFSQDGKFLAIGRNNGSIELRQIGNVDALKAGICNTIGDYFQNNPNRQLCGGIAVSTQRILSRGGDKLLVPSLTNRDKQAGVQEIAAGAFPTAIDELTTSLRENRNDPEALIYLNNARIGTRKSYTIAVSVPLGNTVHHGLEVLRGVAQAQDEINREGGINGVLLRVLIANDNNDPKVGKQIAQELSKNPDVLGVVGHFASDVTLAAGKVYQAQKLAAISPVSTSTQWFKPRWYSDQYRFRTAPDDNTTATTLANSMLNKLQEKNAVVFYNSQSQYSQSLKLAFSDAVRSAGGQVLQEFDLSDLNFDAQQTVQESTQQGAKVLVLLLDREEIDDAIEIIKQKRGNQIILGGDAFYGTKLLEVAQDEENVKDMMIAVPWHISNSQSNFAETSRKLWWADVSWRTALSYDATQALIAALKQNPTRQGVAETLRSESFSVDGATGKVQFLPSGDRTMQLTNPLSQLVTIEPGSRSGYGYDFVIHPFTKTESHSQP, translated from the coding sequence ATGTTTAATTCAAACTCTGATTTTCAGCATAATTTCGCCATCATTATCGGAATTAATAAGTATGACAATCTCCAAAAACCTCTAGAAACGGCTGTTTCGGATGCTGAGGAACTTGCCAGAATTCTCAAACATCACCATGAGCAGCTTGAAGAGAAGTATCAAGAGCAAAATAAGTATGAGGTTCGCTTACTAACCGATGAGGATGCTACTCTCGAAAAGTTAGACCAACTCCTGGAAAACTTTCAAAAGGGAAAGATACCTCTGGATAACGAGACAGTACAAGTGGATGACAATGATCGGGTAATCTTCTACTTTGCTGGACACGGGAAGGCGACGAAGGCGACAGAAACTGAAAATGGACCGACAGGCTACTTTCTTCCTCAAGATGCTGCGAATGACACAAGCACCTGGTTGCCGATGAGAAAGCTGCATGATGCCCTGCTTAAACTGGACTGTCGGCACATGTTACTGATTCTCGATTGCTGCTTTGCTGGAGCTTTTCGTTGGGGAACTTGCCAGCGAGATGTTGAGCTTGCAGTCCCAGTCTACCAAGAAACCTATGATCGCTTTATCCGTGATCCTGCATGGCAAGTAATTACCTCAGCTGGTTATAATCAGAAAGCTTTGGATAGTTTAGGCTATCGAGGGAGAGTATCAGGTACCAACCATTCCCCTTTTGCTCAAGCTCTTTTTGATGCCCTACAGGGAAAAACTGACCCACGTTCTCAGCGAACAGCTGATACGGATAACGACCATATTCTCATCGCGAATGAGCTGGAAATTTATCTGGCGAACAACGTTTACACGGTAGCAGACAAACACAGCCATGAGCAAACGCCGAGCTTGTTTTCACTGAGAAAACATGGCAACGGGCGCTTTTTCTTTCTTTTAAAAGATTTTAATCGAGACAAGTTAAAGGAAGCTCCAAAAATTACTCCGGAAAATAATCCGTACCGAGGATTGGAATCCTATGATGAAGAACATAGTAAGCTGTTCCATGGTAGAAGCAAACTGATTGAGAAGCTTACGAATCACGTCATCAACGAAAACAAAGCGTTTACAGTAATTCTAGGGGTTTCCGGATCAGGTAAGTCCAGCTTAATGAAAGCCGGATTGTTACCTCGTCTGCGTAATGAGCATCAGTTTACAATTTTAGGTCCGATGCGAGTGGGAGACAGCCCCCTGACAGCGTTGGCACAGGCATTTTTGCCAATTAAAGATGAAACGGCGTTACAGGATCTCGCAACTATTAAGAACTTGACTCAAATCCTGGAAAAAGACTCACAATCTTGGATAGATACCATTAAGTTTAGCAAAATCAATGAACATAATACCGAACTCTGCCAATCCATTAAGCATTTAAAACTAACTAATGAGCAAGTTGAGTTTCTGAAAGAATGGAGAGATAGTGACTGTACTAAGCCAGTCTCTATTAAACTATGGCTTGACAAGTTTAACAAAAGAAATAATCTCATCAAAAAAATAGACAAATTAACTAAAAATTTAGTCTTAGAGTTGAAAGGAGGCACAAGATTTTTAGTTGCCATTATTAAAGTTTGGAAAAGTAAAAATAAAACAGCTAAACTTTTACTGGCAGTTGATCAGTTTGAAGAATTGAATACTCTAGCTAAAAGTGACAGTAACGAGAAAACTAAAAATGGTAATACAGAACAACATTGTTTCCAAGAACTCCTCAAAGAAGCGATCGCCCAATGTAAGGATTGCTTTGATGTCGTTATCACCCTCCGAAGTGATTTTGAGGCTCAATTTAAAGATGGTATCCTCAAAGATTTCTGGGTAGACGATGCCAGGTTTATCGTCACGCCGATGACTCAGAATGAATTGCGAGAAGTGATTGAGAAACCAGCGGCAGAAAAAGAAATAGTTTTTGATCCTCCTAGTTTAGTCGATCATCTTATTAACCAAGTTATACAAATGCCAGGAGCATTGCCCTTACTTTCTTTCGCTTTGAGTGAATTGTATCTAAACTATATGGAGGAAAACAACAAATTTAATCGAGATCAGCGAGCTTTAATAGAAGACGATTATAAAAAGATAGGAGAAGTCTTTGGTTGTATAACCAAGCGTGCAGATAAAGAATATGATGCTCTAGTTCAAAAAGATAAAGCTTATGAAAAAACCGTGCGTCAGGTAATGCTACGGATGGTTGATGTGGGTGATGAAGCTCGCCGTCGGGTACTTTCATCGGAACTACACTATCCAGATGAGGCAGAACATCAACGTGCCCAAAACGTGATTCAGCAATTTTGTCAGGCACGTTTATTGGTTCAGGGAAATAATTCTGAAGGTAAATCCTATGTTGAGCCAGCACATGATGCTTTAGTACAAAACTGGGCTCAATTGCAGAAATGGAAAAATGAACAAGAAGAAAATTTAATTTTACAACGCAAGTTAACTCCTGTAGCGAATGATTGGAATGAAATAAATAAGCCAGAAAAAGATAGCAAAACTAAATCTAAATTTAGAATAAAATACTTTTTTTATTGCTTGGAAAAAGTTGAAGCTTTTTTCATTGCTCAAGCCCAGCATCCAATCCGCAAGGTTAAAAAGGCTCGTCTAGCTAAACAACAATCCAGTGGACTCTCAAAAAATTACCTTTGGCACAATGATCCTCGACTGGCTCAGTTGGATTTATTCTTGGACTCCCCAGAAAGTTGGTTCAATAAAACTGAAGATGAGTTTGTGCGAGAAAGCATCATCCAAAAAGGGAGAAATACTTATCGGCTTGTGTTAGTTATTTTGTTGACAGGAGTGGGATTAGTCGGGTTAACGGGTTGGGCTGTGTTCGAGCAACGAAAAGCTAAAATTGAAGAAATGATGGCGTGGAGAGAATCCGCCGAAGGTAACTTAAAATCCGATCGCGATATCCGCACCTTTGTCGATATTTTAAAAGCTGTCGATATTTCCAAACATCCACTGGTTCGATTTTTCCCTCCTGATACCGCCTTAGCCGAAGTTCAAGAAACAATGTACAAGGCTTTTTATACCGTAAAAGAACGCAACCGCATAGAGAGCGATCGCGCGACGTTTGCTCAGGTAGCTTTCAATCCGAAAACTAACGAATTGGCAACCATTGGTGATGGCGATACAATTCGACTTTGGGATAAATTAGGTAATCAAGTTGACCAATTCTCAACAGGTCAAAATCGGCTCTATAGTGTAGCATTCAGTCAGGATGGCAAACGATTAGCAACGGGGGGCGGAAATGGTACAGTTAACCTGTGGAATCTGAAAAATGATGGCATCGTCGATTACAATTCAAACAGTACAATCTGCTCAATTGCGAACCCAACCAATAATTCTGTAACTAATCTAGAAAATAATTCTGGAACTAACCCAGCCAATTCTTCTGGTGCTAATCCAACCAATCCTTCTGAAGCTAATCCAACCAATACTTCTGAAGCTAACCCAACCAATACTTCTGGAACTAACCCAACCAATACTTCTGAAGCTAATCCAACCAATACTTCTGAAGCTAATCCAACCAATACTTCTGAAGCTAACCCAACCAATACTTCTGGAACTAACCCAACCAATCCTTCTGAAGCTAATCCAACCAATACTTCTGAAGCTAACCTAGGGAATATCTCTGGTGTAGCCTTTAGTCATGACAATAAGCTATTGGCAACCCTTATAGAGGGAAAAGACGCTCAGAACAATCCAACCACCACCGTTAATCTATGGGACATTAACCAGGGCAAATGTATCCCCAGGAATATCGCCAACACACCACTGGGTCAAGCAGGTCAACCTCCAAACAACCAACAGACAGCAACTCGTCAAAAAAATCAACCCACAGTACCTACTCAAAACAACCAACCCACAGTACCTATTAAAGACATAGCATTCAGTCCTAATAAGAATATCATCGCTACTGTTGGACAAAACAATACTGTCAGATTATGGGACATCTTAGGCAACAAGCTGGGAGAATTTCCCACTGATAAAAGAAATGTCTATAGCTTAGCTTTCACCCCTGACGGGAAATTGGCAACCAGTGGTGATCAAGGTACAATTAAACTATGGACGATTCAAAATAACGGTAGAACAGCTACCCTCGCCAGCCAAGTTCCAGAAGAAATTAAAACAGAACAAAACATTCTCTACGATATCGCCTTCAGTGAAGATAAAAAATGGTTAGCAACCATTGGTGAAGACAGTGCTATCAGGCTACACGATAGAAGTTTGCCGTCGCCCATCAAACGGATTTGGGACAAGTCTATTGTAGAAATACCACCAATTGAAGCCAGTAATCAAACGATAACCGCTACGAGTGCAGTTTTTAGTCCTGATGGCAAGACACTAGCAACGATTGCAGGAGACGATACTGTAAAATTTTGGAATAATTTGGGTCAACAAACTGCCCGATTTAAAACAGATGCAGGAGATATTAAAAGTATCGCCTTTAGTCCAGAAGGGAATCTCTGGTTAACCAGTGGAGAGAACAATGAGATCAGTATCCGAGATATATCAGGTGAGGAAATTGATACAATTTCACTGCCAGATATGCCAGTCTGTGATGAGAAAAACAACAATACGGATAAGAACACCGAATCATCATCCAATCCTATCACTCAGGTTGTGTTCGCCTTCATCGATACCAATGATGGTACTGAACCGGATGAAGACAACTGGCGATATAATCAACTTGAAGACGACGAATATGCTGGAATGATGACTATTTTTGAAGATGGCACGACGCGCTTTTTCCCCCTTCATGAGGGAGACTTCAAAAAAACATCATCGGGTAAACATTGTACCGAACCTTTCCCCAAGGATTTAGGACTGATTAAACAGTTAGCCAGTAGTCCCGACGGGGAACATCTCGTCACGGTGGGAAAAGACGGTGACACTATCAATCTTTGGGATGAAGAAAGTGATCAATTTCAGCAACTTCCCATTCCCAAAACAGACAATGAGACATTCACCAGCGTAGCATTTAGTCCAGACGAAAAACGACTCGCGATCGCAAGTGCAAGTGCAGGGGAAAATGAGACGGGATTAGTCCGGATATGGGATATCACCCAGAACGCCATTGTCGAACAATTTGACACCGGACAAGGACAACTTTATAGTGTAGCCTTTAGTCCCTTAGACAGCAGGCAACTGGTGACCGGGGGAGGAGATGGTACGGTCAAGGTATGGGACATATCTAGTAACCGTCCGGCTCAATTCTCGACTACACAGGGGACGATTCAACGTATGGAGTTTAGTCCGAATCAGGAACTCCTCGCCACGATTAGTAACAACAATCAACTCAACCTTTGGAATGTCCGAGAGGATGGTACAGTAAGCTTAAATCCGGCTACTGAAATCGTCCAACAGCAACAGGGAGGGGTGAAGAATGTAACCTTTAGTCCGGATGGGGAGACGTTGATTATAGTGGGCAAAGATGATACGATTAAACTCTGGACTATCTCCACTAACCAAATTAAGTCCTTTGCCACTCAGCAACAACAAATCCAGAGTCTCGCTGCTAGTCCCAATAAGCGGAAATTAGCCACAATTGGCAGTAATGGTCAACTCAAGCTGTGGCAAATTCAGAATGACACTCTCAATCCTATCGATATCTCCAATAGCCAACTAAGTCGAACACAAATCAATAGTTTAGCGTTTAGTCCAGACGGAAAACAACTGGCAACGGCACAAGGTAATATCCTGAACCTGTGGACTGTCTCATGGGGTAAACTATCCAATCAGTCAGTGGATCAATTCCAAACCCAGCAACCTATTCAAAGTGTAGCCTTTAGTCCCAACAATAAGAAAATAGCAACGGCTGGAAATCAAGGGTTGCTAAAACTGTGGGACACAAAGGGAAACTTACTTGACCAAATTCCCACACAGCAAACCAGTATTACCCGTTTAGTCTTTAGTCCCAATAGTAACATCATCGCTACCATTGGTCAGAATGGCACACTCAATCTATGGGATACATCGGATAAAGCTGAGGCGAAACTGTCCCTAATTTCCACTCATCAGGCTCAAGGTGTTGCAAATGTCGCCTTTAGTCAGGATGGTAAATTCCTAGCAATTGGTCGAAACAATGGCTCGATTGAACTGCGGCAAATAGGTAATGTAGACGCTCTCAAGGCAGGAATCTGCAATACAATCGGAGATTATTTTCAGAATAACCCTAATCGCCAACTTTGTGGTGGAATTGCTGTATCCACCCAGAGAATCCTGAGTCGGGGGGGTGATAAACTCTTAGTGCCCAGCCTCACCAATCGGGACAAGCAAGCTGGAGTGCAAGAAATCGCCGCTGGTGCTTTTCCCACAGCGATTGATGAACTCACGACATCCCTACGGGAAAACCGCAATGATCCCGAAGCTTTAATTTACTTGAATAATGCTCGCATTGGCACTCGAAAATCTTACACTATTGCTGTATCGGTTCCCCTAGGGAATACTGTTCATCATGGATTGGAAGTCTTGCGTGGTGTGGCTCAAGCTCAAGATGAAATTAACCGAGAAGGGGGGATTAATGGTGTACTCTTGCGGGTATTAATTGCGAATGATAATAACGATCCCAAAGTCGGTAAACAAATCGCCCAAGAATTGAGCAAAAATCCGGATGTGCTGGGGGTTGTCGGACATTTTGCCAGTGATGTTACTCTAGCGGCGGGAAAGGTTTATCAAGCCCAAAAATTAGCCGCCATTTCTCCAGTTAGTACCTCTACGCAATGGTTTAAACCCCGTTGGTATTCCGATCAATATAGGTTCCGCACCGCACCCGACGATAATACCACGGCGACAACGTTGGCTAACTCTATGCTAAATAAACTCCAGGAGAAAAACGCGGTTGTCTTCTATAATTCTCAAAGTCAGTATAGCCAATCCCTGAAGTTAGCATTTAGTGATGCTGTTCGTTCAGCAGGAGGGCAAGTGTTACAAGAATTTGACTTGTCTGATCTTAATTTTGATGCCCAACAAACGGTTCAAGAATCCACGCAGCAAGGCGCTAAGGTGCTGGTATTGTTGCTCGACAGGGAGGAAATCGACGACGCGATTGAGATCATTAAACAAAAGCGGGGGAATCAAATTATTTTAGGGGGAGATGCATTCTATGGTACGAAACTCTTGGAGGTTGCTCAGGACGAAGAAAATGTCAAAGACATGATGATTGCCGTTCCCTGGCATATTAGCAATTCTCAGTCCAATTTTGCAGAAACATCAAGAAAGCTTTGGTGGGCAGATGTAAGCTGGCGCACCGCCTTATCTTATGATGCTACCCAAGCCCTGATTGCGGCACTGAAGCAGAATCCCACTCGTCAAGGGGTGGCTGAAACCCTACGTTCAGAAAGTTTTAGTGTTGATGGGGCAACGGGTAAGGTACAATTCTTACCATCAGGCGATCGCACAATGCAGTTGACCAATCCCTTGAGCCAACTTGTCACGATTGAGCCAGGTTCTCGTTCCGGTTACGGCTATGATTTTGTCATTCACCCATTCACTAAAACAGAAAGCCACTCACAGCCTTGA
- a CDS encoding RNA-guided endonuclease InsQ/TnpB family protein, with amino-acid sequence MRTAYQYKLRPTKQQVIELDRWLAMLCAQYNYLLADRFNWYEQNRSPVNACPLICHLPELRDPPDYYSQKKTLPQLKKTHPWYKEIYSQVLQDVVKRVKVTFDKFLKGDSNGQRSGKPRFKARNRYRTLTYPQMKDGCWQGNLINLPMFGQVKVILHRSIPDGFKIKTASVTKKADGYYLTLSMADKTVPEIKPDFHPDSITGIDVGLKEFLTTADGETIAIPQHYRKAQKRLGVIQKRVARRKKGSKGRLKAIKQLGKQHKQVADKRKDFHFKTANYLLSKYDCVAHENLNVKGLTQTRLAKSVLDAGWSNFLSILTNKAEKAGLLVIPVSAHNTSQDCSNCGEKVPKKLHVRWHDCPHCGCSLDRDHNAAINIKNRAEGHPVLKAQRLLRNSRIG; translated from the coding sequence ATGAGAACCGCTTATCAGTACAAGCTACGCCCAACCAAACAGCAAGTCATTGAACTTGACAGATGGCTAGCTATGCTGTGCGCTCAGTACAACTATTTGTTGGCTGATAGATTCAACTGGTATGAGCAAAACCGTTCTCCAGTAAACGCTTGTCCCTTAATCTGTCATCTTCCTGAATTAAGAGACCCCCCAGATTACTATTCTCAGAAAAAAACTTTACCTCAACTAAAGAAAACCCATCCCTGGTATAAAGAAATTTACTCCCAAGTCCTACAGGATGTAGTCAAGAGAGTAAAGGTAACGTTTGATAAATTCCTCAAAGGCGATAGCAACGGCCAACGTAGCGGGAAGCCAAGGTTTAAAGCCCGTAACCGATATCGCACCTTGACTTATCCCCAGATGAAAGATGGGTGTTGGCAAGGTAATCTAATCAACTTACCGATGTTCGGCCAAGTTAAAGTTATCCTACATCGCTCTATCCCTGATGGATTCAAAATAAAAACAGCATCTGTTACCAAGAAAGCTGATGGTTACTATCTGACCTTATCGATGGCAGACAAGACAGTTCCGGAAATAAAGCCAGATTTTCACCCCGATTCAATTACAGGGATTGACGTAGGTTTAAAGGAATTCTTGACAACTGCCGATGGTGAAACTATTGCGATACCTCAACATTACCGTAAAGCTCAAAAACGGTTAGGAGTTATCCAGAAACGGGTAGCCCGCCGAAAAAAGGGGAGTAAGGGTAGGCTTAAGGCTATCAAGCAACTAGGAAAACAACACAAGCAGGTAGCAGATAAACGGAAGGACTTTCACTTCAAAACAGCTAATTATCTACTATCAAAGTATGACTGTGTTGCTCATGAGAATTTAAACGTTAAAGGACTTACTCAAACTAGATTGGCTAAATCTGTGCTGGATGCTGGGTGGTCAAACTTTCTGTCGATTCTGACAAACAAAGCCGAAAAAGCTGGTTTGTTGGTAATTCCAGTAAGCGCCCATAACACATCACAGGATTGCTCGAATTGTGGAGAGAAAGTACCCAAAAAGTTGCACGTTCGATGGCATGATTGCCCCCATTGTGGATGCAGTCTTGACCGTGATCATAACGCAGCTATCAACATAAAAAATAGAGCGGAGGGGCATCCCGTTCTTAAAGCTCAACGTCTCCTACGCAATAGCCGGATTGGTTGA